One genomic segment of Bradyrhizobium diazoefficiens includes these proteins:
- a CDS encoding tyrosinase family protein, whose translation MAMRRNVWELGNDWAPPILWYARAVAALRPKGLTDRTSWRFWAGMHGYHQGLWEFYKYKATTEEVPAGADFDRYWLQCQHGSWYFLPWHRGYLIGFEKLIRSTVKSLGGPDDWTLPYWNYFKPGQSALPPAFGSKNWPDGGTNPLFVEERWGPDPRHPGRVVIPLQAVNLDALTISEFTGVASGGDPGFGGVDTGFEHNGGVHGDIEGQPHDQVHGFVGGEKMFPGNPRPLPGLMSAPQTAGLDPIFWLHHANIDRLWEVWKRRDPRNQDPKSPSWQDGPASLGQHSFVVPLPDGTPWEFTPGKMSDFANLEYTYDDYTPAGAETGAGMAAGASSGSGPGAAGPAVTGGSAMAQAGGGAQGSVVELVGATRQPLSIAGNGAQASIDLDATMSAKVAGKIAAGPAPGARAEKVLLNLENVRGYSDATVLQIYVQFPGKSGTPAVEQPVGSIGLFGVTKATEPEDGHVGNGLSYVLNITKAFADAANTVNTDLSQIGVRLEPVAPVQPSADVKVGRISIVRQGG comes from the coding sequence ATGGCCATGCGGCGCAACGTCTGGGAGCTCGGAAACGATTGGGCTCCTCCGATCCTCTGGTACGCGCGCGCTGTCGCGGCGCTGAGGCCGAAAGGCTTGACCGACCGGACGAGTTGGCGATTCTGGGCCGGGATGCACGGCTACCATCAAGGTCTATGGGAATTCTACAAGTACAAGGCCACCACCGAGGAAGTGCCGGCCGGTGCCGACTTCGACCGCTACTGGCTCCAATGCCAACATGGAAGTTGGTACTTCCTTCCGTGGCACCGAGGTTACCTCATCGGCTTCGAGAAGCTCATTAGGTCCACCGTCAAGAGCCTTGGCGGCCCGGACGACTGGACCTTGCCTTACTGGAATTACTTCAAGCCCGGGCAGAGCGCGCTTCCTCCCGCTTTCGGCAGCAAGAATTGGCCGGACGGGGGGACCAACCCACTTTTCGTCGAGGAGCGCTGGGGTCCCGATCCTCGACACCCCGGAAGGGTCGTCATTCCGCTTCAGGCCGTCAATCTGGACGCACTGACGATTTCCGAATTCACCGGCGTAGCGAGCGGTGGCGACCCAGGTTTCGGCGGGGTCGACACGGGATTCGAGCACAACGGCGGCGTACATGGGGACATCGAGGGTCAGCCCCACGATCAGGTCCACGGGTTCGTCGGCGGCGAGAAGATGTTCCCGGGCAATCCCCGACCTCTCCCAGGACTGATGTCCGCACCGCAGACGGCCGGGCTCGACCCGATCTTCTGGCTGCACCACGCCAATATCGATCGTCTGTGGGAAGTCTGGAAACGTCGGGATCCGAGAAATCAGGATCCGAAGTCGCCGAGTTGGCAGGACGGTCCGGCCAGTTTGGGGCAGCACAGCTTCGTCGTACCGCTGCCGGACGGCACGCCATGGGAGTTCACGCCCGGAAAGATGTCCGACTTCGCGAACTTGGAGTATACTTACGACGATTATACGCCGGCGGGCGCCGAGACAGGCGCTGGCATGGCCGCTGGTGCGTCCAGCGGAAGCGGGCCCGGAGCTGCCGGCCCCGCTGTTACGGGAGGTAGCGCAATGGCACAAGCCGGAGGAGGCGCCCAGGGTTCGGTCGTGGAGCTCGTAGGCGCCACCAGGCAACCCCTTTCCATCGCCGGAAATGGAGCGCAAGCATCCATCGACCTCGACGCGACGATGAGCGCCAAGGTGGCCGGGAAGATCGCCGCGGGTCCCGCTCCCGGCGCAAGAGCAGAAAAGGTGCTGCTCAATTTGGAGAATGTTCGTGGATATTCGGACGCGACAGTTCTACAAATCTACGTTCAGTTCCCGGGAAAGAGCGGGACACCCGCGGTCGAGCAACCTGTGGGAAGCATCGGATTGTTCGGCGTCACGAAGGCCACGGAGCCGGAAGACGGGCATGTCGGCAACGGTCTGTCTTACGTGTTGAACATCACGAAGGCTTTTGCCGACGCCGCCAACACGGTCAACACAGATCTGAGCCAGATCGGCGTCCGCTTGGAGCCCGTCGCCCCCGTCCAGCCTTCGGCCGACGTGAAGGTCGGCCGCATAAGCATCGTGCGACAAGGCGGATGA
- a CDS encoding LodA/GoxA family CTQ-dependent oxidase: MDLKSIDSIKIYPPLGIARVGNASGADDFVIGPEVIHGTATLPDGSSARYVEHFRAADGSIKRQAARFRLYAHLKDGSVVEITADDAEIEWRVSIANLKAGWYEFNQAMDLPNDLSQPARQRNHDLVGSDDRAKLDIVPSPRSIKGRNADPVVFNDGQFWHKKVELGELRTDDKGRLLFLGGKGKSAPFHKGIAPITFANNVGWHDDIADGPVRAIVKFAGADPVEAEAGYVAVTPPNFAPGLLGLVTMDDAVRETFQDQGWIARPLDTSFTNDVWPIFDRLTGLQWVDHGLFVVHGYGSPIDARDPQVVEKLRNAKAANAPWRNALFDLFRNPTQSGDLEAKIPQIYGDAVDTLWNPPGQPADSHALLSVTPTQYHHLSNWAAGKCADDWPGSPPPAPAFDQLSAAEQIGHLERASLSDCLGGPFHPGIELTWTMRIPRIWKRAYRLNVLPGSDPAKQDFGPTLTPAVCTGAKGPFDGVAAGALTRFMGVPWQTDGTSCNSAADYFPWTFLSMPTFWGARVPDQVLAQANYERAAALDPAKSLVQLHKHYMLRVDWLRDVRGADYYERLGHMLDNWADLGMVLPVRNPPSHLPPDTRVEQGRTNKASGDDLKRVLVKSVEELSDPASIKAGLAFERQAGGAPARNPGRRGFRQGEV; this comes from the coding sequence ATGGACTTGAAGTCGATCGATTCCATCAAGATCTATCCACCACTGGGCATCGCCCGTGTGGGCAATGCCTCGGGTGCCGACGACTTCGTCATCGGACCTGAGGTCATCCACGGAACGGCCACGCTGCCCGATGGTTCGAGCGCTCGCTACGTCGAGCACTTCCGTGCCGCCGACGGCAGTATCAAGCGCCAAGCGGCTCGCTTCCGGCTTTACGCCCATCTGAAGGACGGATCGGTCGTAGAGATAACCGCGGACGATGCCGAGATCGAGTGGCGTGTCTCGATCGCGAACCTTAAGGCCGGGTGGTACGAATTCAACCAGGCGATGGACCTCCCGAACGATCTGAGCCAACCGGCGCGCCAGCGAAATCATGACCTTGTCGGCTCTGACGACCGCGCCAAGCTCGATATCGTACCTAGCCCCCGCAGCATCAAAGGACGCAATGCCGATCCCGTGGTGTTCAACGACGGCCAATTTTGGCACAAGAAAGTCGAACTCGGAGAACTGCGCACCGACGACAAGGGTCGCTTGCTGTTTCTGGGCGGCAAGGGAAAGTCTGCGCCCTTCCATAAGGGCATCGCTCCCATCACGTTCGCAAACAACGTCGGGTGGCACGACGACATCGCCGATGGTCCTGTCCGCGCGATAGTCAAGTTTGCGGGTGCCGATCCGGTCGAAGCCGAAGCCGGATACGTCGCGGTAACGCCGCCGAATTTCGCGCCGGGCCTCCTTGGCCTTGTGACCATGGATGACGCCGTCCGCGAGACCTTTCAGGACCAGGGCTGGATCGCGCGACCGCTCGATACGTCCTTCACGAACGACGTTTGGCCGATCTTCGACCGGCTGACCGGATTGCAATGGGTCGATCACGGTCTGTTCGTCGTTCACGGCTACGGTTCGCCGATCGATGCGCGGGATCCGCAGGTCGTCGAAAAGCTGCGCAATGCGAAGGCCGCGAATGCGCCTTGGCGAAATGCTCTGTTCGATCTTTTCCGCAACCCGACCCAGAGCGGCGACCTGGAAGCCAAAATCCCGCAGATCTACGGCGATGCCGTCGATACGCTTTGGAATCCACCGGGCCAGCCGGCGGATTCGCATGCGCTTCTATCCGTGACCCCCACCCAATACCATCACCTGTCCAATTGGGCGGCAGGCAAATGCGCGGACGATTGGCCCGGATCGCCGCCGCCGGCGCCTGCCTTCGATCAGCTATCGGCGGCTGAGCAGATCGGTCATCTCGAGCGCGCGTCACTCAGCGACTGCCTCGGGGGACCCTTCCATCCCGGTATCGAGTTGACTTGGACCATGCGGATCCCTCGTATCTGGAAGAGGGCCTACCGTCTCAACGTCTTGCCCGGCAGCGATCCAGCCAAGCAGGATTTCGGCCCGACGTTGACGCCGGCCGTCTGCACCGGAGCTAAGGGGCCGTTCGATGGAGTCGCTGCAGGGGCTTTGACGCGGTTCATGGGGGTGCCGTGGCAGACGGACGGCACGTCCTGCAACTCTGCGGCCGACTACTTTCCTTGGACATTCCTATCCATGCCCACGTTCTGGGGCGCGCGGGTGCCTGATCAGGTGTTGGCCCAAGCCAACTACGAGCGTGCAGCCGCACTGGATCCTGCGAAGTCGCTCGTCCAGCTTCACAAGCACTACATGTTGCGGGTCGATTGGCTCCGCGACGTTCGAGGTGCGGACTATTACGAACGTCTCGGCCATATGTTGGACAACTGGGCGGACCTCGGCATGGTCCTTCCCGTGCGGAATCCGCCGTCGCACTTGCCGCCGGACACGAGGGTGGAGCAAGGGCGTACCAACAAGGCGTCTGGTGACGACCTCAAGAGGGTTCTCGTCAAAAGCGTTGAGGAGCTCAGCGATCCAGCAAGCATTAAGGCGGGTCTCGCGTTCGAGCGACAAGCAGGCGGGGCTCCCGCGCGCAATCCCGGTCGCCGCGGTTTCCGGCAGGGTGAAGTGTAG
- a CDS encoding NAD(P)/FAD-dependent oxidoreductase, which produces MQVACETAVAIAGAGPAGLTVARLLARAGMTVAVISPPMGTNRLEMLAPSSMGILVALELTEIVRDPEVSRPCAGIRRRWVSRSIDYDDFLRRPGGEGFIVDRRLFDRRLRELCVSAGARMIAGRVTAVRRTRTGFVLEIAGEESDVTLATENVVDATGRSSALARRLGATRRLFERLVAERCGTEAGREPSQEPVWLDVDVVETGWKYAVAGPDGRSESWAVHRQARRSGNSGALVNASSVTLSHAAGAGWIAVGDAAAAFDPITSQGLANALSSALVAAGAIVSAGGVSDASAANYSDIISNTFSYSEVGRAAVYCDMRAL; this is translated from the coding sequence ATGCAGGTGGCTTGCGAAACAGCGGTGGCCATCGCAGGTGCTGGTCCGGCCGGACTTACGGTCGCGCGCCTTCTGGCTCGTGCCGGAATGACGGTCGCTGTCATCTCTCCGCCGATGGGGACCAACCGACTCGAAATGCTCGCGCCTTCGTCGATGGGCATACTCGTCGCCCTCGAGCTGACGGAAATCGTTCGGGATCCGGAGGTATCCCGTCCTTGCGCGGGAATCCGTCGTCGCTGGGTGTCCCGATCGATCGATTACGATGACTTCCTCAGACGTCCCGGGGGAGAGGGGTTTATCGTGGATCGGCGGCTGTTTGACCGCCGCCTGCGCGAGCTTTGCGTCTCGGCCGGGGCGCGGATGATCGCCGGAAGAGTGACGGCGGTGAGGCGGACGCGGACAGGCTTCGTGCTCGAGATCGCGGGAGAAGAAAGCGATGTGACGCTCGCCACCGAAAACGTCGTCGATGCCACCGGCCGGTCGTCCGCGCTGGCGCGCCGCTTAGGCGCGACCCGAAGACTGTTCGAGCGCCTTGTTGCGGAGCGATGCGGAACCGAGGCGGGTCGCGAACCATCTCAGGAGCCGGTGTGGCTCGACGTCGACGTAGTTGAGACCGGTTGGAAGTATGCCGTTGCCGGTCCCGACGGGAGATCTGAAAGTTGGGCGGTTCATCGTCAGGCCCGGCGGAGCGGAAATTCCGGAGCGCTAGTCAATGCTTCCTCGGTGACGTTGTCGCATGCCGCGGGCGCCGGATGGATCGCTGTCGGCGACGCGGCCGCGGCCTTCGATCCCATAACGTCGCAGGGATTGGCGAACGCTCTTTCCTCGGCGTTGGTCGCCGCCGGCGCGATTGTCTCGGCGGGTGGCGTGAGTGACGCAAGTGCAGCAAATTATTCGGATATCATATCGAACACCTTTTCATACTCCGAGGTGGGCCGTGCGGCCGTGTATTGCGATATGAGAGCCCTGTAG